The following proteins are co-located in the Conyzicola lurida genome:
- a CDS encoding glycoside hydrolase family 1 protein, translated as MALPEGFRWGGAVAANQVEGAWREGGRGPAVSDVASYKPKADPKEYALHHQNTVASITAALADDDLEYYPKRRGIDFYHRYPEDLALFAEMGFTTLRVSIAWTRLYPTGEEEQPLEEGIAYYLALFTEMRRLGIEPLVTLSHYDPPMALALKHNGWVERRTIGLFERFARTCFERFGHLVDMWLTFNEIDGIIRHPFTSGGIIEETVEGNLEQACYTALHHQFVASASVTQILHELYPEAQMGCMLTMLTTYPNTCHPDDVVATQAKERLLYLCTDVQAGGAYPRLALNQLQRKGVTIPFEDGDAELLREHPVDFISFSYYMSMTESVREDAERTPGNTVLGVKNPFLPSSEWGWQIDPVGLRVSLIDLYDRYGKPLFIVENGLGMRDELEDGKIHDPYRIDYFRAHFEQMIQAVDEGVDLMGYVSWAPIDLISASSSQISKRYGFIYVDQDDLGHGTGDRYRKDSFFWYQKVIASNGTDLE; from the coding sequence ATGGCATTGCCCGAAGGATTCCGATGGGGCGGCGCCGTCGCAGCCAACCAGGTCGAAGGCGCGTGGCGCGAAGGCGGCCGTGGGCCGGCGGTGTCGGATGTCGCGAGCTACAAGCCCAAGGCGGACCCGAAGGAGTACGCGCTCCACCACCAGAACACCGTGGCGAGCATCACGGCCGCGCTGGCCGACGACGACCTCGAGTACTACCCGAAGCGTCGCGGCATCGACTTCTACCACCGCTACCCGGAGGACCTCGCGCTCTTCGCCGAGATGGGCTTCACCACCCTGCGCGTCTCGATCGCGTGGACCCGTCTCTACCCGACCGGCGAGGAGGAGCAGCCGCTCGAGGAGGGCATCGCCTACTACCTGGCGCTGTTCACCGAGATGCGCCGTCTGGGCATCGAGCCGCTCGTCACCCTGTCGCACTACGACCCGCCCATGGCCCTCGCGCTCAAGCACAACGGCTGGGTCGAGCGCCGCACGATCGGTCTGTTCGAGCGTTTCGCCCGCACCTGCTTCGAGCGCTTCGGCCACCTCGTCGACATGTGGCTCACGTTCAACGAGATCGACGGCATCATCCGCCACCCGTTCACCTCGGGCGGCATCATCGAGGAGACCGTCGAGGGCAACCTCGAACAGGCCTGCTACACGGCGCTGCACCACCAGTTCGTGGCCTCTGCCTCGGTGACGCAGATCCTGCACGAGCTCTACCCCGAAGCGCAGATGGGCTGCATGCTCACCATGCTCACCACCTACCCGAACACCTGCCACCCCGACGATGTCGTGGCGACGCAGGCCAAGGAGCGGCTGCTCTACCTGTGCACCGACGTGCAGGCGGGAGGCGCCTACCCTCGTCTCGCGCTCAACCAGCTGCAGCGCAAGGGCGTCACGATCCCGTTCGAGGACGGCGACGCGGAGCTGCTGCGCGAGCACCCGGTCGACTTCATCTCGTTCAGCTACTACATGTCGATGACCGAGTCGGTGCGCGAAGACGCCGAGCGCACTCCCGGCAACACCGTCCTCGGTGTGAAGAACCCGTTCCTGCCGTCGAGCGAGTGGGGCTGGCAGATCGACCCCGTCGGTCTGCGCGTCTCGCTGATCGACCTCTACGACCGCTACGGCAAGCCGCTGTTCATCGTCGAGAACGGTCTCGGTATGCGGGACGAGCTCGAGGACGGCAAGATCCACGACCCGTACCGCATCGACTACTTCCGGGCGCACTTCGAGCAGATGATCCAGGCCGTCGACGAGGGCGTGGATCTGATGGGCTATGTGAGCTGGGCGCCGATCGACCTGATCAGTGCGTCGAGTTCTCAGATCTCCAAGCGATACGGTTTCATCTACGTAGATCAGGATGATCTGGGTCACGGCACCGGCGACCGCTACCGCAAGGACTCGTTCTTCTGGTACCAGAAGGTCATCGCCTCGAACGGCACCGACCTGGAATGA
- a CDS encoding sigma-70 family RNA polymerase sigma factor, which translates to MHLVAEPLRGRTSLLDLPPEPGFDLSTAYDEHGHALFGFAVNALRDRALAEDCVQETFLRAWRARDRFDPARASLRTWLFAIERNVIADAMRAAKRMPAQAPADVLDETEAPADDPLDSLTLQEGLAKLSPEHREIVVDVHLSGLSYAEVAGIRGVPVATLRTRAFYALRALRSHLEERDGRHV; encoded by the coding sequence GTGCACCTGGTCGCCGAACCGCTACGCGGAAGGACGAGTCTGCTGGACCTTCCGCCCGAGCCCGGCTTCGACCTCTCTACCGCCTACGACGAACACGGCCACGCCCTATTCGGCTTCGCCGTCAACGCGCTGCGCGACCGCGCCCTCGCCGAGGACTGCGTGCAGGAGACCTTCCTGCGCGCGTGGCGGGCGCGCGACCGCTTCGACCCGGCCCGTGCCAGCCTGCGCACCTGGTTGTTCGCGATCGAGCGGAACGTGATCGCCGACGCCATGCGTGCCGCCAAGCGGATGCCCGCGCAGGCGCCCGCCGACGTGCTCGACGAGACCGAAGCGCCGGCGGACGACCCGCTCGACAGCCTCACCCTGCAGGAGGGTCTCGCCAAACTCTCCCCCGAGCACCGCGAGATCGTCGTCGACGTGCACCTCTCCGGCCTCAGCTACGCCGAGGTCGCCGGAATCCGCGGCGTCCCGGTCGCCACGCTCCGCACCCGCGCTTTCTACGCCCTCCGGGCGCTCCGCTCTCACCTCGAAGAAAGGGACGGTCGCCATGTCTGA
- a CDS encoding dihydrofolate reductase family protein yields MRQVIVTEFLSLDGVIDSPGNGPHPHAGWTFKQVAFDAAAYEIKGREQLEATALLLGRISYDEFAPVWPTMAEFSEYNAMPKYVVSTTLRDPEWNNTSVLGSLDEVAALKETEGGNILVHGSGTLAKALAAAGLVDRYHLLVFPVLLGEGRRLFDETGDRLQKLELVEHGAYSNGVVKAVYDVVR; encoded by the coding sequence ATGCGCCAGGTCATCGTCACCGAGTTCCTCAGCCTCGACGGTGTCATCGACTCGCCGGGCAACGGCCCGCACCCGCACGCCGGCTGGACGTTCAAACAGGTCGCGTTCGACGCCGCAGCCTACGAGATCAAGGGCCGCGAACAGCTCGAGGCCACCGCCCTGCTGCTCGGGCGCATCAGCTACGACGAGTTCGCGCCGGTCTGGCCGACGATGGCCGAGTTCTCCGAGTACAACGCGATGCCGAAGTACGTGGTGTCGACGACACTGCGGGACCCGGAGTGGAACAACACCTCCGTGCTGGGCTCGCTCGACGAGGTGGCCGCGCTGAAGGAGACCGAGGGCGGCAACATCCTCGTGCACGGCAGCGGGACCCTCGCCAAGGCCTTGGCGGCCGCCGGGCTCGTCGACCGCTACCACCTGCTGGTGTTCCCGGTACTGCTCGGCGAGGGGCGGCGCCTGTTCGACGAGACCGGCGACCGGCTGCAGAAACTCGAACTCGTGGAGCACGGGGCCTACTCGAACGGCGTGGTCAAGGCGGTCTACGACGTCGTGCGCTGA
- a CDS encoding HPr family phosphocarrier protein yields MAQRTTSIASAVGLHARPAALFSQAAAKSGHAVSLTTKGKTVDARSILSILSLAVAHGDEVTIDVEGDDAERVADELLELLASDLDAA; encoded by the coding sequence ATGGCTCAGCGCACCACCTCCATCGCTTCGGCGGTCGGCCTCCACGCCCGTCCCGCCGCCCTCTTCTCCCAGGCCGCCGCGAAGTCGGGCCACGCCGTCTCGCTGACGACCAAGGGCAAGACCGTCGACGCCCGCAGCATCCTCTCGATCCTCAGCCTCGCGGTCGCCCACGGCGACGAGGTGACCATCGACGTCGAGGGCGACGACGCCGAGCGCGTGGCAGACGAACTGCTCGAGCTTCTGGCGTCGGACCTCGACGCAGCCTGA
- a CDS encoding histidine phosphatase family protein: MTGDARVHFVRHAETLFNVNGQLQGWCDSPLTERGERQAAALGERMRELPLAAAFTSDLTRTRTTTAAALAGHPGIEPVPMTELREWHLGGWEGKPNAHLWTPVFAEYGYEYEPGSPAWPAMTADGRETVIDTVRRLDPLGRAESAADVRARLTSGLTRIVDVAREADGDVLVVTHGMVLGTLLRQLAPGHLVKAGFPNCGTVTVTWTEGALAVGEIVDTGAFSAA, encoded by the coding sequence ATGACGGGCGACGCTCGCGTCCACTTCGTCCGTCACGCCGAAACCCTCTTCAACGTCAACGGCCAGCTGCAGGGCTGGTGTGATTCGCCGCTGACCGAACGCGGCGAACGACAGGCAGCCGCGCTCGGCGAGCGGATGCGCGAGCTGCCCCTCGCCGCAGCGTTCACGAGCGACCTGACCCGCACGCGCACCACCACGGCGGCGGCCCTCGCCGGGCACCCCGGCATAGAACCCGTGCCGATGACCGAGCTGCGCGAGTGGCATCTCGGCGGCTGGGAGGGCAAGCCGAACGCCCACCTCTGGACGCCGGTCTTCGCCGAGTACGGCTACGAGTACGAGCCGGGATCTCCCGCCTGGCCCGCCATGACGGCCGACGGACGCGAGACGGTGATCGACACCGTGCGGCGCCTCGACCCGCTCGGCCGTGCCGAGTCGGCCGCCGACGTGCGCGCCCGTCTGACTTCGGGCTTGACCCGAATCGTGGATGTCGCACGCGAGGCCGACGGCGACGTACTGGTCGTCACCCACGGTATGGTCCTCGGCACCCTGCTGCGCCAACTCGCACCCGGGCACCTGGTCAAGGCGGGATTCCCCAACTGCGGAACCGTCACGGTCACCTGGACCGAGGGCGCGCTCGCGGTCGGCGAGATCGTCGACACGGGGGCGTTTTCTGCGGCCTGA
- a CDS encoding DUF1918 domain-containing protein, which produces MHATVGERIVIHGKNVGSPDRHGEIEEVRGPNGDPPYLVRFDDGHESLVFPGPDCSIEG; this is translated from the coding sequence ATGCACGCAACGGTGGGTGAGAGAATCGTCATCCATGGCAAGAACGTCGGGTCCCCCGACCGCCACGGCGAAATCGAAGAGGTGCGCGGACCGAACGGCGACCCGCCCTACCTCGTCCGATTCGACGACGGTCACGAGTCTCTCGTGTTCCCCGGTCCCGACTGCTCGATCGAGGGCTGA
- a CDS encoding CHRD domain-containing protein, giving the protein MSKHVIRPLTVGGVAALAAVAVFGAAAPASAETAVPEPSSFTSAFTVMATPDQVLNADAVATPGEAGATGQFTFRVNSDLEIICYDITLTGVTGDYQSPAKTATHIHQAAAGLAGPPRIAFPNPAPVGDGPRTSTGCLQGPFTTGVLVEGVDTGQGFSLKSLEGNAASFAGDSHTAAFTAGVVRGQLTQVPVGGVQTGGGGAAAAQGPDATALGAAGLAGIALLGAVGVVAVRRNRASA; this is encoded by the coding sequence ATGTCGAAGCATGTCATCCGTCCTCTCACCGTCGGGGGCGTCGCAGCCCTCGCAGCCGTCGCCGTCTTCGGCGCCGCAGCACCGGCCAGCGCCGAGACCGCCGTGCCGGAGCCCTCGAGCTTCACCAGCGCGTTCACCGTGATGGCGACGCCCGACCAAGTGCTCAACGCCGACGCCGTCGCCACCCCCGGCGAGGCCGGAGCCACGGGCCAGTTCACGTTCCGGGTCAACTCCGACCTCGAGATCATCTGCTACGACATCACGCTCACCGGCGTCACCGGCGACTACCAGAGCCCGGCGAAGACGGCGACGCACATCCACCAGGCCGCGGCCGGTCTCGCCGGCCCGCCGCGCATCGCGTTCCCGAACCCCGCCCCGGTGGGTGACGGACCGCGCACCAGCACCGGCTGCCTGCAGGGACCGTTCACCACCGGCGTGCTCGTCGAAGGCGTCGACACCGGTCAGGGCTTCTCGCTGAAGTCCCTCGAGGGCAACGCCGCCTCGTTCGCCGGCGACAGCCACACCGCCGCGTTCACCGCCGGCGTCGTGCGCGGCCAGCTTACCCAGGTGCCGGTCGGCGGCGTGCAGACCGGCGGCGGTGGTGCGGCCGCGGCGCAGGGTCCTGACGCTACTGCCCTCGGGGCCGCGGGCCTCGCCGGCATCGCGCTGCTCGGTGCGGTCGGCGTCGTCGCCGTGCGCCGCAACCGCGCGTCGGCCTGA
- a CDS encoding DUF998 domain-containing protein, translating into MTAPNRTRVIVGALAFLIGGLQYVTLEAIAAAAWRDPVYSYTYNYISDLGAPGAEVVYLGRDIHSPLAAVMNTAFVLEGLLVALGAILLMVLLHGVARWAFVAFALLHAVGIVLVGFFPETVGGGLGVFHTGGAYLAIVFSNLLALTVGLSARRMALPAWFRVTSLALPVLGFASEAALFSGLGDGRLDGLWERGGVYSFTVFQILFGLVVLAGATRKPRRDRVSSGL; encoded by the coding sequence ATGACCGCCCCGAACCGCACCCGCGTCATCGTCGGCGCGCTCGCGTTCCTCATCGGCGGGCTGCAGTACGTCACGCTCGAGGCGATCGCCGCGGCGGCGTGGCGCGACCCGGTGTACAGCTACACCTACAACTACATCAGCGACCTCGGCGCTCCCGGCGCCGAGGTCGTCTACCTCGGCCGCGACATCCACTCGCCCCTCGCCGCCGTGATGAACACCGCGTTCGTGCTCGAGGGTCTGCTCGTCGCCCTCGGGGCGATCCTGCTCATGGTGCTGCTGCACGGTGTCGCGCGCTGGGCGTTCGTGGCGTTCGCCCTGCTGCACGCCGTGGGCATCGTGCTCGTCGGATTCTTCCCCGAGACCGTGGGCGGCGGCCTCGGCGTCTTCCACACCGGCGGCGCCTACCTCGCGATCGTGTTCAGCAACCTGCTGGCGTTGACGGTGGGGCTGTCGGCGAGACGGATGGCGCTGCCGGCCTGGTTCCGCGTGACCAGCCTCGCCCTGCCGGTTCTGGGTTTCGCGAGCGAGGCCGCGCTCTTCTCCGGGCTCGGCGACGGACGGCTCGACGGACTGTGGGAGCGCGGCGGCGTCTACTCGTTCACCGTGTTCCAGATCCTGTTCGGACTCGTCGTCCTGGCCGGCGCTACGCGAAAGCCCCGACGAGACCGGGTCTCATCGGGGCTGTAG
- a CDS encoding class F sortase, whose protein sequence is MTDAARSPGTPGWARCVALAAGMLLLAGCAAVPPPEPAPTAPAETSSPTATPAPVSPRPVGVEPASVAIDRMGLTESLIPLGLQADGTMEVPTDFSRVGWFTGGGKPGTYGPTVIAGHVDSLTGPAVFSRLSELQIGDRVLVTGVDGSPHEYAIDRIENYKKSQFPTAVVFGATLDDELRLVTCGGLFDREVGHYEDNLVVFATRV, encoded by the coding sequence ATGACCGACGCGGCGCGTTCTCCCGGCACCCCCGGGTGGGCGCGCTGCGTCGCGCTCGCGGCCGGCATGCTTCTGCTCGCGGGGTGCGCCGCGGTGCCGCCGCCCGAACCGGCACCCACGGCGCCCGCGGAGACGTCGTCGCCCACGGCGACGCCCGCACCCGTGTCCCCACGCCCGGTCGGCGTCGAGCCCGCGAGCGTCGCGATCGACCGCATGGGCCTGACGGAATCGCTCATCCCGCTCGGCCTGCAGGCCGACGGCACCATGGAGGTACCGACCGACTTCTCCCGCGTGGGTTGGTTCACCGGCGGAGGCAAGCCGGGCACGTACGGCCCGACGGTGATCGCCGGCCACGTCGACTCGCTGACCGGCCCGGCCGTGTTCTCCCGGCTATCCGAGCTGCAGATCGGCGACCGCGTGCTGGTAACCGGCGTCGACGGTTCGCCGCACGAATACGCGATTGACCGCATCGAGAACTACAAGAAGTCGCAGTTCCCGACCGCCGTCGTGTTCGGCGCGACGCTCGACGACGAGCTGCGCCTGGTGACCTGCGGCGGCCTGTTCGACCGCGAGGTCGGGCACTACGAAGACAATCTCGTGGTGTTCGCCACCCGGGTGTGA
- a CDS encoding ferritin-like domain-containing protein, with product MAFDIDKYTESSVNVNWSDLDFDEFRTNPLPESTLRSLRYMCDIEYHTVCYLRDMLVTPSHKDPEVSAFMTMWNREEFWHGEALAAVLGAHGVTVDFDQLKATRLKLGWKDKLDPVKQSLMGNIVGKDFIAVHMIWGAANEWSAVAAYNRLAELEQHPVLAVLLKRIAKQEAKHVAFYATQARERLGRSKKARVIARFALKQAWGPVGSSVMEPEEVTHVMGHLFAGDEGLREIRKLDDHISRMPGLEGLTIVETSMKKYGVAA from the coding sequence ATGGCATTTGATATCGACAAGTACACCGAGTCTTCGGTCAACGTCAACTGGAGCGACTTGGACTTCGACGAGTTCAGGACGAACCCGCTGCCCGAGTCGACCCTGCGCTCGCTGCGCTATATGTGCGACATCGAGTACCACACGGTCTGCTACCTGCGCGACATGCTCGTCACGCCGTCGCACAAGGACCCCGAGGTCTCGGCCTTTATGACCATGTGGAACCGTGAGGAGTTCTGGCACGGCGAGGCACTCGCCGCCGTGCTCGGCGCCCACGGCGTCACCGTCGATTTCGACCAGCTCAAGGCCACGCGCCTCAAGCTCGGCTGGAAAGACAAGCTCGACCCCGTGAAGCAGTCGCTCATGGGCAACATCGTGGGCAAGGACTTCATCGCCGTGCACATGATCTGGGGTGCCGCGAACGAGTGGTCGGCCGTCGCCGCCTACAACCGTCTCGCCGAACTCGAGCAGCACCCCGTGCTGGCCGTGCTGCTCAAGCGCATCGCCAAGCAGGAGGCCAAGCACGTCGCCTTCTACGCCACGCAGGCGCGCGAGCGTCTCGGCCGCAGCAAGAAGGCGCGCGTCATCGCCCGCTTCGCGCTCAAGCAGGCGTGGGGTCCCGTGGGATCCAGCGTGATGGAGCCCGAAGAGGTCACCCACGTGATGGGCCACCTGTTCGCCGGCGACGAGGGACTGCGCGAGATCCGTAAGCTCGACGACCACATCTCCCGCATGCCGGGCCTCGAGGGCCTCACGATCGTCGAGACCTCGATGAAGAAGTACGGAGTCGCAGCCTGA
- a CDS encoding PRD domain-containing protein, translated as MTSVAELLPTSTETHMQTIKKVLNSSVVLVEDERGVERVLLGKGIGFGQKAGTEIEATAGDRVFVSLDDADHRNLVELLAQIPAEFVELTRAIVADAEGEGLELDAHIYLALTDHLHFAAERQRRGLLVANRLAWEMRTVYPAHYEVGVRAVARVNARLAIELPDEEAANVAFHLVNAEVGKTGVDSLRVVQLIRAITTIVSNTSNVRVDRRDLNSSRFVTHLQFFAERFFAGRLLTSEDDFLFNSLSERYPRAVASAERVRAFVLKEHESTLPNEEVAFLALHIARASPE; from the coding sequence ATGACGTCTGTCGCCGAACTGCTGCCGACGTCGACGGAGACACACATGCAGACCATCAAGAAGGTGCTCAACTCTTCCGTCGTGCTCGTCGAAGACGAGCGCGGCGTGGAGCGTGTGCTCCTCGGCAAAGGAATCGGTTTCGGACAGAAGGCCGGCACGGAGATCGAGGCGACCGCGGGTGACCGCGTGTTCGTCTCGCTCGACGACGCCGACCACCGCAATCTCGTCGAACTGCTCGCGCAGATCCCGGCGGAGTTCGTCGAACTGACGCGCGCCATCGTGGCGGACGCCGAGGGCGAGGGGTTGGAGCTCGACGCCCACATCTACCTCGCCCTCACCGACCACCTGCATTTCGCGGCCGAGCGGCAGCGGCGCGGGTTGCTCGTGGCCAACCGCCTCGCCTGGGAGATGCGCACGGTCTACCCGGCGCACTACGAGGTGGGCGTGCGCGCCGTCGCCCGGGTCAACGCGCGGCTCGCGATCGAGCTGCCCGACGAGGAGGCGGCGAACGTCGCCTTCCACCTCGTCAACGCCGAGGTGGGCAAGACGGGCGTCGACTCGCTGCGCGTCGTGCAGCTCATCCGCGCGATCACCACGATCGTCTCGAACACGAGCAACGTGCGGGTCGACCGCCGCGACCTCAACTCGTCGCGCTTCGTCACCCACCTGCAGTTCTTCGCGGAGCGGTTCTTCGCGGGCCGCCTGCTCACCAGCGAGGACGACTTCCTTTTCAACAGCCTGAGCGAACGCTACCCGCGGGCCGTCGCCTCGGCCGAGCGCGTGCGCGCGTTCGTGCTCAAGGAGCACGAGTCGACGCTGCCCAACGAGGAGGTCGCGTTCCTCGCCCTGCACATCGCCCGGGCGTCGCCCGAGTAG
- a CDS encoding MOSC domain-containing protein has protein sequence MQISSLGSSPLKGARHSEHESLDFALDGPVGDREFAVVDLANRRVLKTVEHPALLACEATWIDGVLSITVAGEEFAAVPDPVGDEIELDYWGRPAVVRVVDGPWMPRLASLLGRDVALVRAARPGAVVYGDSVTLVTTGSLLRLAATVGHAVPASRFRATAVVDTGDDAHVEDSWAGRDLAVGGATVRVAAGIARCAVIDFDPTTGESGTRLLKTLAGYRLRSGDIDFGVYATVVAPGTVRRGDPVRLLDR, from the coding sequence ATGCAGATCAGCAGTCTCGGCTCGTCGCCTCTCAAAGGGGCGCGCCACAGCGAGCACGAGTCGCTCGACTTCGCGCTCGACGGCCCCGTCGGCGACCGCGAGTTCGCCGTGGTCGACCTCGCGAACCGCCGCGTGCTGAAGACCGTCGAGCACCCCGCGCTGCTCGCCTGCGAGGCGACCTGGATCGACGGCGTGCTGTCGATCACCGTCGCCGGCGAGGAATTCGCCGCGGTACCCGACCCGGTCGGGGACGAGATCGAACTCGACTACTGGGGACGCCCCGCCGTCGTGCGGGTCGTCGACGGCCCGTGGATGCCGCGGCTCGCGTCACTGCTCGGGCGCGACGTCGCCCTCGTGCGGGCCGCGCGCCCCGGCGCCGTCGTCTACGGCGACTCCGTGACGCTCGTCACCACGGGCTCGCTGCTCCGGCTCGCCGCGACCGTCGGGCACGCGGTTCCCGCCAGCCGGTTCCGCGCGACCGCGGTCGTCGATACCGGCGACGACGCCCACGTCGAGGACTCCTGGGCCGGGCGCGACCTGGCCGTCGGCGGCGCGACGGTGCGGGTTGCCGCGGGTATCGCGCGGTGTGCGGTCATCGACTTCGATCCGACAACGGGCGAGTCGGGCACGCGCCTGCTGAAGACGCTCGCGGGATACCGCCTGCGCTCGGGCGACATCGACTTCGGGGTCTACGCGACCGTGGTCGCCCCGGGCACCGTGCGGCGCGGCGATCCGGTGCGGCTGCTCGACCGGTAG
- a CDS encoding beta-glucoside-specific PTS transporter subunit IIABC: MSTQESAKAILEHVGGAGNISNLHHCSTRLRFALVDDSQADEAALKQIPGVIRVVIGSTQTQVIVGGKVAEMYTAVEKLRGGVAADTDAPAVRRPFSWKRLGGTVMDFVVSVFTPVIPAIAGAGIFKSLLVLASAVGWLDPATDNYKLLSTIPDAVFGFLPLLVAYTAAKKLDVNRPLALGLVGVLVFPAFSALVAQEGGVALFGAPVAVVNYNAQVFPAILAVLLLSVVEKFFTKITWGPIRTFFVPLMCLIIVAPATIFLLGPLGYWLGTLLTGAMTGLYDTLGWVAIMLMAGVLPLIISVGMHKAFIPPTIATVAATGKDPFYLVASLAHNLSEAGSSLAIALRTKSAGLRATAISGGVSALFGITEPALYGVTLQNRRALISVIAGSMTAGAYLGITQVAAFAVVSPGLASFSMFIDALDPWNFINAIIGLAIAVGVSFTVAVIIWRDDKSATVRAFGDTAAAAPAPIDGAVQLVSPLAGSVIPLSEVDDAVFSAGILGEGVAIRPTDGKVLAPIAGVVTALLDSKHAVGIRGDDGVEVLVHVGLDTVQLEGKPFTAHVAVDDRVVAGQLLIEADLAAITAAGYDTTTPVLVTNSADFSVAVLATGTVKAGDSLVSITQKEKELA; the protein is encoded by the coding sequence ATGAGTACCCAGGAGAGCGCGAAGGCGATCCTTGAGCACGTCGGCGGAGCCGGCAACATCTCGAACCTGCATCACTGCTCGACGCGGCTGCGGTTCGCGCTCGTCGACGACAGCCAGGCCGACGAAGCCGCCCTGAAGCAGATCCCCGGCGTCATCCGCGTCGTCATCGGCTCGACCCAGACGCAGGTCATCGTCGGCGGCAAGGTCGCCGAGATGTACACCGCGGTCGAGAAGCTGCGCGGCGGCGTCGCGGCAGACACCGACGCCCCGGCCGTTCGCCGTCCCTTCTCCTGGAAGCGCCTCGGCGGCACCGTCATGGACTTCGTGGTCAGCGTCTTCACGCCGGTCATCCCCGCCATCGCCGGCGCGGGTATCTTCAAGTCGCTGCTCGTACTCGCCTCCGCCGTCGGCTGGCTCGACCCGGCGACCGACAACTACAAGCTGCTCTCCACCATCCCCGACGCGGTCTTCGGCTTCCTCCCGCTGCTCGTCGCGTACACGGCGGCCAAGAAGCTCGACGTGAACCGGCCGCTCGCGCTCGGACTCGTCGGCGTGCTCGTCTTCCCGGCCTTCAGCGCCCTCGTCGCCCAGGAGGGCGGCGTCGCGTTGTTCGGCGCGCCCGTCGCGGTCGTGAACTACAACGCGCAGGTCTTCCCGGCGATCCTCGCCGTGCTGCTGCTCTCGGTCGTCGAGAAGTTCTTCACCAAGATCACCTGGGGCCCGATCCGCACGTTCTTCGTGCCGCTCATGTGCCTGATCATCGTCGCGCCCGCCACGATCTTCCTGCTCGGCCCGCTCGGCTACTGGCTCGGAACCCTGCTCACCGGCGCGATGACCGGCCTGTACGACACCCTCGGCTGGGTCGCCATCATGCTCATGGCCGGCGTTCTGCCCCTGATCATCTCGGTGGGTATGCACAAGGCGTTCATCCCGCCGACGATCGCCACCGTCGCCGCCACCGGCAAGGACCCGTTCTACCTGGTCGCCTCGCTCGCCCACAACCTCAGCGAGGCCGGCTCGAGCCTCGCGATCGCGCTACGCACCAAGAGCGCCGGCCTGCGGGCGACCGCGATCTCCGGTGGCGTCTCCGCGCTGTTCGGCATCACCGAGCCCGCGCTCTACGGCGTCACCCTGCAGAACCGCCGCGCCCTGATCTCGGTCATCGCCGGAAGCATGACGGCCGGCGCCTACCTCGGCATCACCCAGGTGGCGGCGTTCGCCGTCGTCAGCCCCGGACTCGCGAGCTTCTCGATGTTCATCGATGCCCTCGACCCGTGGAACTTCATCAACGCGATCATCGGCCTGGCGATCGCCGTCGGCGTCTCGTTCACCGTCGCCGTCATCATCTGGCGCGACGACAAGTCGGCCACGGTGCGCGCGTTCGGCGACACGGCCGCGGCCGCGCCGGCCCCCATCGACGGCGCGGTGCAGCTGGTCAGCCCGCTCGCCGGCTCCGTCATACCGCTCTCCGAGGTCGACGACGCGGTCTTCTCCGCCGGCATCCTCGGCGAGGGTGTGGCGATCCGCCCGACCGACGGAAAGGTGCTCGCGCCGATCGCCGGCGTCGTCACGGCGCTGCTCGACTCGAAGCACGCCGTGGGCATCCGCGGCGACGACGGTGTCGAGGTGCTCGTGCACGTCGGTCTCGACACCGTGCAGCTCGAGGGCAAGCCCTTCACCGCCCACGTCGCGGTCGACGACCGCGTCGTCGCCGGACAGCTGCTCATCGAAGCCGACCTCGCGGCCATCACCGCGGCCGGCTACGACACCACCACTCCCGTACTGGTCACGAACTCCGCGGACTTCTCCGTCGCCGTTCTCGCGACCGGCACGGTGAAGGCGGGCGACTCGCTCGTCTCGATCACACAGAAAGAAAAGGAGCTCGCCTGA